The DNA window CTGGCGGCATCGGGATGAAGGTCTCTCCCACCTGGTCCCCAGACGGCACGAGAATCGCGTATGTCTCTGACCAGTCCGGCTCACCGCAGATCTATGTCATGAATCTGGCTACCCGATCCTCCAAACGCATCACGCACTCGGGTGACTACAACACCGACCCCCAGTGGTCGCCCAAGGGAGACCGCATTGCATACGTCAGCAGGATCGGCGGGCGGTTCCAGATCATGACCATCTCTCCCGACGGAGGCGCGTTGACCCAGCTCACCTCCTCAGGTAGCAACGAAAACCCGGTATGGTCCCCTGACGGCCGTCTCATCCTCTTCACCTCGAACCGGTTTGGACCCAAGTCTCTCTTTGTCATGCTTGCAAACGGGGATGCCCAACGTATACTCATGAGGCACAATGGCCCCGTGAGCACCCCATCGTGGGGGCCCAACCGGTCTCAGGCACAATGAACCAGCGGGAGGAACGCAATGCACATAAACATTCGACACATATCAGTCGGAAACCCCATGTCTGCGCGATCTGTCCTTCTCTCTGCCACTGCCGTCATCTCTGCGGCCTTGATTCCTGGATGCGCCCCGGTCGAACAGATCGATCTCCTTGAAAGGCGGGTCAACAGCCTCGCCCTCGAGCAGGCGACCCTCAGGCAGGAGGTGCTCGGCAAAAAGACGGAGGAGGGTGCGGTACAGTCCAATGTGGCAAGCATTGGAAACAGGATCGACGTCCTTCAGTCTGAGATCCTCCGTATCAACGGGCAACTCGAACAGCTCGCCTACGCCAAGGAACAGGACCGAGCACGCATAGAGGCGCTCGAACAGAAAATCTCCGGTGGACAGGCCCCTCCTCCCCCACCTGGCGAAACCGGACCGGTAACCGGCACAGTTCCCGGCGCACCACCTCATGCCGCGGCCCCACCGCCCGCCGCTGCCGCTCCTCCCGCCGAGCCCAACTATTACGAGCAGGGGGTCGCCTTTTTCAAGCAGGGCCAGCACAAGGACTCCATCAAGAGTTTTCAGGCCTATCTCGAAAAGAACCCCAAGGGTGATCTGGCGGACAACGCCTATTTCTGGATGGGGGAAAACGAGTTCAAACTCGAACGATACGAAGAGGCGATCCTCGATTACCAGAAACTCCTGGATGGATTCCCCAACAGCAACAAGGCCCCTGACGCCATGTACAAGCAGGGGCTCGCCTTCATGAAGCTGGGTGACCATGTTGGGGCGCGGATCGTTTTCCAGAAGCTCGTGAAAAAGTACCCGTCGAGTTCTCAGGCCGCCCAGGCAAAGGAACAGCTTGCGAAGCTGAAATGAGGTATTGGGCCTTCTGACACCTCACATGCCGACCTGGCAAATTTGATGAAGGCGATCGGGCAAAACCGCGGTCGTAGCAACGCCTCATGAAACCGGGGTACGGGCTACGGTCAGGACATGGACCTCCTTAACTCCGCCTTTCTTGAGGACCCTCGCGCACTCGGAGACGGTTGCGCCTGTCGTGTAGACGTCGTCCAATAAGGTCACCCGCCTTATCCCATAGGGAATGGGGCGGACGAGGGCGAACGCCCCCCGCACGTTTCCAGCCCTCTCGACGGCGTCGAGCCCGGTCTGGGGCCGGGTGTCGCGAACCTTGGCGACAAGATCCACGCATACCATGTCGGCGGAGAAGATCCCCCGGGCGATCCTGAGAGACTGATTGAACCCGCGGGAACGAAGCCTGCGCGGATGCAGGGGGACCGGCACGACTAGGCCTGAAACACGCTCATCACGCGCATCAAGATCTTCCTTGACAAGGGAACAGATCGCCCGCAAGGCATGTCCACAACCGGCATACTTGACCCGGTGAACGAGTTCCCGGACCGGTCCAGCAAAGAGGAAAAGGGACCGTGCCCTGTCATAATGGGGAGGTGACGAAAGGCACCTGCCGCAGACGTGATCCGTACCAAAAGGTCCGTCAAAGGGTTGTCCACAGCGAAGACAGATGGGAGAGACGATCCTCTCGACCGATTCTCTGCAGGCTGGGCAAAGTCTTCCCACCCTGGAATCCGCTATGGGTTTACCGCACGCAGCACACGTAGGTGGAAAGAGGCAATCAAGAAGATGGGCGAAGGCAGGGGAGAGGAGTCCCCTCAGCCCGTACCCTACATGGCGGCGGTAATGGCCGCTGCGAACTCCGAGCACCTCACCTCTGTCGCCCCGTCGATCTGACGGGCAAGGTCATAGGTCACGGTCTTTCTGAGGATGGCGGCCTCGATGGCCCTGCGGACAAGATCTGCGGCCTCCCTCCAGCCGAGGTAGTCAAGCATCATGGCCCCGGAAAGGATGAGGGAGCCGGGGTTGACCTTGTCGAGCCCGGCGTACTTGGGGGCTGTCCCGTGGGTCGCCTCGAAGATGGCATAGCCGTCTCCGATGTTGGCGCCTGGCGCCATTCCAAGCCCTCCCACCTGGGCGGCCAGGGCGTCCGACATGTAGTCCCCGTTCAAGTTGGGCATGGCAAGGACGCTGTACTCCCGGGGCCGCAGGAGGATCTGCTGGAACATGGCATCCGCGATCCTATCCTTGATGACGACCTTTCCCTCCGGGACCTTTCCGCCGTAAGAGTTCCAAAGGTCTTCTTCCGAGACTGCAACGTCTGCAAACTCCCGAGCGGCGAGTTCATAGCCCCAGGCCCGAAACGCACCTTCGGTGTACTTCATGATGTTGCCCTTGTGGACAAGGGTGACACTCGGCCGCCCCGTATCCAATGCGTATCGGATGGCCTTTCTAACAAGGCGTTCGGTCCCGAAACGGCTGATGGGTTTGATCCCGATCCCTGAGTCAGGACGGATCCGGCAGCCCATCTCCTTCTCGAAAAAGGCAATGACCTTTCTCGCATCTTCGCTTTCCGCCTCCCACTCGATGCCGGCATAGACGTCCTCGGTGTTCTCCCGAAAGATCACCATGTCCACGGCCTCCGGGTGCTTGACCGGGGATGGGACACCACGAAAGTGACGGACCGGACGCACACAGGCATAGAGATCGAGCTCCTGGCGAAGGGTCACGTTGAGACTCCTGATTCCGCCGCCGACCGGGGTGGCAAGGGGCCCCTTGATGGCAACGACGTGCTCCCGAATGCTTGCAAGGGTCTCCTCGGGGAGCCACGACCCCGTCTCCTTGTAGGCCTTCTCACCGGCAAGGACCTCGACCCACGAGATCTTTTTTCCGCCGCCGTAGGCCTTTTCCACGGCCCAATCGAGGACCAGTTTCGTGGCCTTCCAGATATCAGGCCCGATCCCGTCTCCCTCGATAAAGGGAACGATCGGGCAGTCAGGGACGTGGATCGATCCGCCTTCGCCTATGGTAATCTTGCCTGGTTTCATCCTGTTTCCTCCTTCTCAACCTAATCGCGGATCAAGGCACTTCGGGGGATCGTAATCGTGAGCGGTGCCGTGATGGTCCTGCACCAGAACGGTGAACCCGCTCCGGGGCAGGACTGGCCCCACGAACAAGAACGATTCAGATCCCCTCGGCAGCCCTGTAGTACGTCTTGCCTTCGAAATCCTCCTCGCGGACACGCCCTTGGGCAAGAAGCCCTGTGATCACCCTCGAGACGGCATCTTCGCCGCAGCCGAAAAGGTCAGCAATCTCGTCCTGCCGCATGGGCCTTCGCAAAAGCATGTCGAGGATCTCCCGCTCGAGAAGGGGGTGAAACCCTTCTGCAAGACCCTTTTTGCTATCGACCACGATCTCGATCGGGACACCGAGACCCTGCTGGAGAAATGCCCTCGCCTCCTCGAGCTCATGCCCGATGAGAGGACGGGCCCAGGAAACTGCCGGAGGCCTTGCCACTGTGTTGAGCTGAACCGCATCGGGGCGAATACGGGCATAGGCATGGCGCAGGGCGGTCAGATCTTCTTCCGTGTCGTTCACTCCCTTCACGAGCAGGGTCTCGAGCCATATCCTGCCTGCAAATTCCTTTCTCAAGGACTCGAGTCCGGAAACGATCCCCTCAAAATCTACACATAAAGCAGGGCGATCCACCCTTCTAAAACTCCTTGCCAAGGCCGCATCAAGAGAGGGAAGCACGATGTCGGCCGGCGCCACGTCCCGGCGGACGGCCGGATCGACAAACAGGGTGCCGTTCGTAAGCACAGTCAGGGGCCGGTCCGTCAACGCCCTTGCACACGCGAGGATCTTTCCAAGGGAGGCATGGAGGGTCGGCTCTCCAGAGGCAGTGATGGTGAGGGCATCGAATTCCACTCCACCCGCAATTACTTCATTGATTTCACGGCATATTTCTAAAACAGGGGTATATTCAGCACGCACGCAGGCATAGGTTTTCGTCGGCCCCAATTCACAGTATATACAGTTGAGGTTGCAGGTCTTGCGCGGAAGGATGTCCACCCCAAGTGAGCGGCCAAGTCTTCTTGATGGCACGGGACCAAAACAGAACTGCATTGTCTCAGGCGGAGTCCATGGCGGAGAGCGCGAAATTTACGAAAAAAGACCTCTTGTTCATCGGAACGAATGTCTTGATTACCATCCTCTTCACCCTGCGGCAAGGCCCTATGGAGACAGTGATCTGGGATATGGCCAAGCGACTTTGGGCATACGGGATTTACAGCCTCGCCACTGTTCTCATCATCGTAGGACTTACGAAAAAGATGTTCAAATACGAACCCAACAGGGTCCGGATCGCCAGATGGGCCGCTATGCTCGCGGCCTTTGCAGCCGTCTCCCAGTTCATCCACGAGGCCGTGACAACAATCATCAAGGGGGCATCTCCGTGAGGGCAACATCACCCGCCTCTCCGCACGCCACAGCCCGCATCATCTCCTGGGCGGTCATCCTTCTTCTTTTCCTCATCGTGCTGCTCGCGTGGGGTCTTGCCGCCGTATCCCTGCCCCATACCTCAGGGCCAGGGGGACTCCAGACGCCATTCATCCTCCTTTCGGTCATCGTCGGGGGCCTCGCCCTCTTCTCCGGCATCCTCATCTGGCGCATCCAGGCCGTCTCCTCTTCGTATTCACGGGCCGTCGCCCTTTTCAGGGAGAGCCGCGAACGTTATCGGTTTCTTGCCGAAGCCCCCCTACCATCGGCATCATCCGTTTCACCATCCACGGAACACGTTTTGCCGACGTCAGTGGACATCGACAAGGCATCCTCCGGCATTTCCCAGGCCCATTGAAGGATCCATCTCCATGAAGATTCTGAAAGACCTTTGGTGGCTTTTTCTCGGCTACGCCATATTCCTCGGGATTTATGAGTCCGCGCTCACCCTGGACCGGTGGATGGGGCCAAAGGAACCCGGCTCAAAAGTGACGATCACCATCTCTATCCCGCGGGGAACGGGGCTTGTGGAAATCGCCCGACTTCTCGAGGAAGAAGGGGCCATTGCTTCACGCCACGCACTGGTCCTTCTCGCCCTTTGGGAAGGAAAAGCGGGGAAGATTCAGGCGGGGGAGTACCTTTTTTCACCTGCCCAAAGCGTTTCCCAGATCCTTGATGATCTCGTGGCCGGAAACGTCCTCAAACACATGGTAACGATCCCTGAAGGGTTCACCATGTTCGACATCGCCCGGCTCATAGAGGAGGCTGGACTGGTCTCCCAGGAGTCGTTTCTGTTTGCAGCCCGGGACCGTCGGCTTCTCAATGACCTCCATATCCCCGCTGAAAGCGCTGAGGGATTTCTCTTTCCGGACACGTATGCATTCACCAGGGATGTCACCGCAGAGTCCATGATCAGGACCATGGTCGGCCGATTTTGGGAAGTCTGGCAGGAGGATTTTGCACGTCTTGCCGAGGAACGCGACATCAGCGCACATGAGACCGTCACCCTCGCTTCCATCGTGGAAAAGGAGGCGGCAGTTGCCGAAGAAAGACCGCTCATCGCAAGCGTCTTCTGGAACCGGCTCCAAAAATCCATGCCTCTCCAGGCGGACCCGACCGTATCCTACGGCATCCTGGAAGAGGAAAGCGCCGCCCCGAAACGCGTCACTGCTTCACTCCTTCGGCACCATAGCCCATACAACACCTATCTCGTAAAGGGCCTTCCCCAAGGCCCCATCTCCAACCCCGGACGAGATTCCCTGCGCGCCGTCCTGCAGCCCGCACAGACCTCCTATCTCTTTTTCGTCTCCAAGGGAAACGGAAGGCACCATTTTTCCTCCACACTTAAGGAACACAACCAGGCGGTCTGGAGGTATCTCAAAAAACCGATGGATGAGACGAAATCCAAATCCGATACGTCTCAGGAAGACAAGGGCGTCGATTCCTTCTCCTTTGGAGAAAAAACCGATTCAGAGGCTGCGAAGTGATCTCCCCGGCTTAAAAGTGATACGTTTCCGTTTCCTGCACGGGAAAACGGCCCCAGACTTGGGGTTTCTAAAGACATCGGGACCGGACTCATGGACCTGAAAACTCCCGATTCCACGGATTTCCACCCGGTCTCCTGCAGAAAGTGCGCCCATGATGGCGTCAAAGACGATTTCGACCACGAGTCCCATATCGCCTCGGCTGATGTCTGTAAAATCCTTGCTCAAACGATCTACGAGGTCCTTCTTTCGAAGGACCGTCCTGTCAGGGGACATATTCGTAGGAAAAAACTGTGGAAATCGGCGGGGCAGAGGCTACACCACCGGTAAGGACACCGGATAAAAGGGCAGAGACCTCCTCCCTGAGCATCTTCCGCAAGAGACGGAGACGATCTTCTTGCGGATAAACGACCTCCGGACGGCCGGTGAGCTTGGCGTATTCCGCACCCCTCTCGACGGCGCGCTCGAAACCTCCCAGTTCGTCCACAAGGCCCAGGTCAAGGGCCTGACTTCCGGAGAAGATCCGTCCGTCCGCCAGACGCTCCACGTCTTCCAGGGGGAGCCCTCGGCTTTCAGATACGGCAGAAATGAACTGGGTGTGGATGTCTTCCATGACCCCGGCAAGCACTTGGCGTTCCTGCTCTGTGATATCCCTTGTTATGGGAGAGAGGTCCTTCAGGTCTCCGCTTTTTATGACCGTTGTGCTGATGCCGATCTTGTCGAGAAGAGGGCCGATATTGGGAAGCTTCATGATTACGCCGATGCTCCCGGTGACGGTCCCAGGATTGGCGACGATGTGTCGGGCGCCAAGAGCGGCGTAGTATCCGCCGGACGCCGCCATGGAGGCAAGGGACGCAACCACGGGCTTTTCCGCATCCACGGCCCGTATCTCTTCGTACAGCTCCTGGGATGCGCCCACAGCCCCGCCAGGGCTGTCGATCCGGACTATCACGGCCTTGATGTCCGAGGCATCCCGGAAATCGCGCAGCATCTCGAGATAAGGCTCTACATCGGCGATCATGCCCGTGATCTCCACGACCCCGATGCCTTGTCCGGAGGGCACAGGCCTCTCACCCACCGACCGCACGATCCATATGAAAAGGAGGGTGATAAAGAGAAATCCGAGGATCGTAAGGCCCCCGATAGTGGCCAGGACCGTCGTTAGGAGGCTCCGAGGCCGCTGCCTATCGTTTACATCCAAATCCGTCACGTTTTCCCTTCTCCTTCAGGCCTCTTTCACCTCGGCCCAAGTCCGTTCAGGAACGGCTGTTTCCGCGATGGACGAGTTCCTCCTGCAAAAGGCTGCCAATAGTCGCCCCTCCCTTGTTGCCTCGGGCCGATGAATACTCTGCGAACATTGCGCGTTCCTCGTCCTCGCCTATCCTCTTGATGGAAAGCCCGATGCGCCGCTCAAGGGGGGCTACATGGATCACCTTTGCCGTCACCTCCGCCCCGGTCTCATACATGCCGACAGGGGTTTTCACCTTGCCTGGCCCGATTTCGGAGACATGGATCAGCCCTTCGACACCATCCTCGATCTCGACAAAGACCCCGAAGTCGGTCACGTTCGTGACCTTTCCTGTCACAAGGGAACCAATAGGGTATCTGTCCGTAACCGACTGCCAGGGATCCGGGGTAAGCTGTTTCACGCCCAGGGAAAATCTCTCTTTTTCGGCGTCGATATGGAGCACGACTGCCTGAATGACGTCCCCCTTCTTGTAGAGATCTCCCGGATGCTTGATGCGCTTGCTCCATGAAAGATCCGAGATGTGAACGAGTCCGTCTATGCCCTCCTCGATCCCGATAAAGATACCAAAATCCGTAACGTTCTTGACCGTGCCCTCGATGACAGTCCCGACTGGATAGCGTTCGTGGAGAAGTTCCCACGGATTGGGCTCGATCTGCTTTAGACCAAGGGAGATCCTTCGGGAGGCGGGGTCCACTTTGAGGACTACGGCCTGCACGTGATCCCCAGGCTTGAGGAGCTGGGAAGGATGCCTGATCCTTTTCGTCCAGGACATCTCGGAGATGTGGACGAGACCCTCCACCCCCTCCTCTAATTCGATGAATGCACCATAGTCGGTCAGGCTCACCACCTTCCCCTCCACACGGGAGGCGACTGGATATTTTTCCTCGACTCGGAGCCAGGGGTCCTCAGTGAGCTGCTTTACCCCCAGGGAGACCTTTTCCGTGACAGGGTCGAATTGGAGGACCTTGACCTTCACAGAGTCGCCGACATGGAAACGCTTGGAAGGATGCTCAGTCCGCCCCCACGAGATATCAGTTACGTGGAGAAGACCATCAATTCCGCCAAGATCGACGAATACCCCGTAATCAGTGATGTTCTTGACGATGCCGTCTCTGACCTGGTCGACGGAAAGGGTCGAAAGGGTCTTCTCCTTTTGCTTCTCCCTCTCCCGCTCGATCAAGGAACGGCGCGAAACGACCACATTTTCCCGCCTGCGGTTACACTTGATGACAAGGCACTCCATAGCCTGACCAATAACGGAATCAGGATCGGCTACAGGGCGTAAATCCACCTGGGAAAGGGGAAGAAAGGCCTTCACCCCTGTGGCCGCATCCCCGATGATGAAGGAATACCCTCCCTTGACCCGGGCAACGGGCCTTCCCGAAACAGGTATCTGGTTTTCGTATGCAGCGATGATCTGCTCCCAGGCCCGGTTCCTCACCAACTTAGAATAGGAGAAAATCCGGATGCCCTCCGAAGGCCTCCATCTGTCGATGAGGAGTTCAATGCTCTGACCGGGTGCCACGGTCAAGGTACCGTCTTCGGCGAGAAACTCCGAGATCGGGATCTGCGCCTCGGTCTTGTAACCGACGTCCACCATGACTGTGTCCCGGTCGTACCGAACGACCTTGCCCTGTATGACTTCCCCTTCCTGAAAATCCTGGAAACTCTCCTCGAAAAGGGTTTCAAACTGGCTCATGTCCCCCGATTCCTCTGATGATGCTGATGGGGGGGCGTTTTGTTCGGCCTCCTTGCCGGAGGCCGGTTCTTGGGTATGCTCCTGGGTTACCTGATCCACTTTGTCCATTGACCAAACTCTCCCTGTAAGTAAAGTATTTTTTTATACCAAGTGGGGGAATAAACTTCAACGTCGCCCTCAAAAATGCCACGGAATGGCCACAAGGCATGACAAACAGTCACAAACCATGGGCAATCTGTCTTGTGAGCGGCGGCCTCGACAGTTGTGTCGCCGCCGCCATTGCTGATGAGACCTGCCGCCTCGCCTTTCTGCACGTAAACTATGGACAAAGGACAGAAAAACGGGAACTCGAAGCCTTTCGCGCCATAGCCGATCACTACCGCGTCCAGGAACGCCTCGAGACATCCATCTCATATCTCCGTGAGATCGGCGGATCGGCCCTGACTGACTGGCGCATCGCTGTTCCCCCGGGAAATCCCGCCAGAGAAGGGATACCGGCCACCTATGTCCCCTTCCGAAACACCCACCTCATCGCCATCGCCGTATCCTGGGCCGAGGTCTTAGGGGCGCGCTTCATCTATATCGGAGCGACCGAGATGGACAGCTCCGGATACCCGGATTGCCGCGCTGCCTATTTCCAGGCATACAACCGGCTCATCGAGGAGGGGACAAAGCCGGGTACATCCATCCGGATCGTGACCCCGCTTTTACACCTCGACAAGGCCGGGGTCGTGCGCGAAGGCATCAAAAGGGCGGCCCCCCTTCACCTCACGTGGTCGTGTTATGCCCAAGAGGATAAGGCCTGTGGTCGCTGCGACTCCTGTCTCCTCAGACTCAAGGGCTTTCGGGAGGCCGGCGTCAAAGACCCTGTCCCCTACAGTACAAAAACATGAGCCCTCACCAAAAACCAAACACCAACCCCTTAAAAGACCTCTCCACAGAGGGCACAGAGAACACAGAGAAAACCTATTTCATTAGCATGAAAAAGATATTTTCCTGCCGGTGCTGCGGGCACTGCTGTCACGGAGCAAGCACGGTCTCACTCACGCAGCGCGAGATCGAACGGATCGCAGCCTATCTCTCCCTGACCGTTGAGACGATGCGTTCCCGATACCTCGTCCAAAAGGGGACCCGCACTGAGATGAAGGTCGTAGATGGGCATTGCATATTCTTCGGGGAAGACGGGCTCTGCGCCATCCATCCCGTCAAACCCTTTCCGTGCAGGCAGTGGCCTCTGCACCCGAGCATCCTTGATGACCGGCAGGCGTGGGAAGCGATCCGGACGGACTGCCCGGGGTTCGAGCGGAACGCCACGTACGAGGATGCATGTAAACTGGTGAGGAACACACGCCATGGATCTTGAAACACTCAAGACGAAGGTCTTTGTGAGCTGCCCCTATTCATTGCTCGTCACCACGTATCTGGACCGTATCAGGACCGAACGCCTCCAACCCGAAATCAGCCTGAATGATGGGTCCCTCGACTCCTACACACTGCGAAGTTTTGCCGAAACGGCCCGGATCCTTGCCGAAGAAGGGCTTTCCTGTACGTTTCACGCCCCATTCCTGGATCTTTCCCTCGGGGCGATCGATCCAAAGGTCAGGCGGGTCACACAAGACCGGCTTGAATACACCCTGGAGATCGCCAGGATCTTCGGAGCGCGAAGCGTCGTCTGTCACACCGGGTTCGACCATCGGCACTACGGACCCTACACAAAGGCCTGGATAAAAAACGCGGTCCTGACCCTCCTCCCACTTACGGACCAGGCATCGTCTGCGGATATCCCGATCATGCTCGAAAACGTCTTCGAACTGGATCCTTCGATCCATGCAGAGATCTTTACGCACATTCCGTCTCCGCACTTGGGATTCTGCCTGGACCTGGGGCACCAGACGGTCTTTTCCCGATCTGATCTTGCCACATGGATGAATGCATGCGGCAGGCGTCTCGGTCATGTCCATCTCCACGACAACCGGGGAGAATGGGACGAACACCTTACCATGGGATCAGGGATCCTCGATTTCGACGCCCTCTTCTCTCGGCTCAAAGAGGATGGCCTCTACCCCATCCTCACCATCGAGGCCCACCGCTCGGAGGACATACTGCCGTCACTTGCCGCCCTTTCCAGCCTCCTCGATCGTTATCCCATCGGGCCGTGACCCTTATGGGACGCGGAGTCAGGGGGCTATTTGCCCTGTCTGCCCTGTCTACCGAAAGACTGGCTCACGATACAAATGCCCCGGCCGCCGGATTATCGCAAAAAACTTGCACCCGCAACGACTACAGGTTAAATATTTCCTTTCTTATCGGTCAACGAAACGAGGAGAATGAACCATGGCCAAGACATGTGAAATATGCGGGAAAGGTCCTGTGACAGGTTGCAACGTGAGCCATGCCAACAACCACACAAAGAGACGATGGATCCCCAATCTTCAGCGGGTCAAGGCAGTGGTGGACGGTAAAACCTGTCACATCCGTGTCTGCACCCGCTGCCTCCGCTCTGGAACGGTCGTAAAGAAGGTCTCCTGAAAACCGAGTCGGCAGATCTGCCTTTTGAGCGGGTTCGGTGTTACGAGGCGAAGACCCGCCCCACCTGCCTAACCCCTTCCACACGCCGGATATTAGAAAAGACCCGGTTCAGGTGGGTGGAGTCGTTCACCTCGATCACGAAGTGGAAAATGGCCACGCCCTCGGGCTTGGTGGTGACATGAGCCTTAATTATATTCGACTCCCCCGCACTGATGGCGTTGGAAACCGCAGCAAGCATCCCCTTTTTGTCCTCGGCCCATACCCGAATCCTGACCGGATAGCCTCGTGGCTGGACCGGGGCCCAGCTCACGTCGACCTGACGATCGGAATCGAGATTCTTCACGTTCGGACACTGTTCACTGTGAACGGTCACCCCTTTTCCGCGCGTAATGTAACCGATGACGTATTCTCCGGGTATGGGGGTGCAGCACCGCGCTAGATGGATCATGATGTCATCCATGCCCTGGATGAGGATCCCCCGGCCTGTCGGCCTTTCCGCTTCCGCAACGACCTTGGCCTCCGGAAGAGGCGGGACCTCTTCAGCAGGCCCTTCCTTGACGAATTTGCGGACGATCTGAATCGGAGAGACCTTTCCATAACCCACTGCGATCAGAAGATCCTCCACCGTCTTGAAGGAAAACATCCGGGCGGCATCTGCCCCCTTTTCCTTCAAAAACTCGGCGAAGTCGATTTGGTGTTTCCGGAACTCGCGTGAGCAGAGATCCCGTCCGAGGGCGAGACCTTTTTCTCTCTCCTCCGCATGGATCCACTGGCGGATACGGGCAAGGGCCTTACTCGTCTTGGCGAGCTTGAGCCAGTCCCGGCTCGGTACGTGATGAGGTGACGTCACGATCTCCACCACGTCCCCATTCTGGAGCACGTAGTTGAGGGGAACGAGACGTCCGTTGACCTTGGCTCCGGAACAGTGATGGCCGACCTCGGTGTGGACCCCGTAGGCGAAATCTATGGGTGTGGCCCCCCGGGGAAACTCCTTCACATCTCCCTGGGGGGTAAAGACATAGACCTCGTTTGGAAAGAGATCCATCTTTACAGACTCGAGAAACTGCCTCGGGTCTTCTAATTCCTTCTGCCACTCGATGAGTTGATTGAGCCAATCGAACGAATGCTGCCTCTCCTTTGTGACGATCTCCCCTTCTTTGTAAAGCCAGTGGGCAGCTATACCCTCGCGGGCCACCCTGTCCATCTCCTCGGTGCGGATCTGGACCTCCATCCGCTCCCCGTACGGCCCGATCACCGTGGTGTGGAGTGACTGGTACATATTGGCCTTGGGGAGGCTGATGTAGTCCTTGAATCGGCCTGGAACCTGCCTCCAGAGGGAGTGTATGAGTCCGAGGGCCTCGTAACACTCCTGAGGGGTATGAAGGATGATCCTGAAGGCTATGAGGTCATAGATCTCGTCGATCGTCACATTTCTGAGCCTCATCTTGCGAAATATGCTGAAGAGGTGCTTCGGACGGCCAAGGACCCGGCCCGACAGGCCGTATTCGGCCAGTTTCCGCGCGATGATCTCCTTGACCTCCTCTACGTAGGCCTTCCTTTCACCGAGCCGCTCCTCAACCGCGGCCTTGAGGCTACGGTATTCATCCGGGTAGAGGTGTTCGAAGGCGAAATCCTCGAGCTCGCGCTTGATCCAGTCGATACCGAGCCGACCCGCAAGTGGTGCGTAGATGTCGAGGGTCTCCCTGGCGATGTCCGCCCGCTTTTGTTCCTTCTGAAATCCGAGGGTCCGCATGTTGTGGAGCCGGTCGGCCAGCTTAACAAGAAGGACCCGGATGTCCTTGGACATGGCCAGAATCATCTTGCGGATGTTGTCCGCCTGCTTCTGGATCCGGCTTTGGACATGGATCTTGGAAAGTTTCGTGACCCCGTCCACGATCCTGGCCACATCAGGGCCGAACAGGTCCTCAATGGTCTCTATGGTCGCGAGGGTATCCTCGACGGTGTCATGCAGAAGGCCCGCTGCGATGCTCGCGGTATCGAGCTTGAGCTGGGCAAGGATATGGGCCACGGCAAGCGGGTGGGACAGGTAAGGCTCTCCGGAGAGCCTCACT is part of the Deltaproteobacteria bacterium genome and encodes:
- a CDS encoding bifunctional (p)ppGpp synthetase/guanosine-3',5'-bis(diphosphate) 3'-pyrophosphohydrolase, with the protein product MIRINEIIDQIHSYSPTADTALVEKAYVYSAQVHAGQVRLSGEPYLSHPLAVAHILAQLKLDTASIAAGLLHDTVEDTLATIETIEDLFGPDVARIVDGVTKLSKIHVQSRIQKQADNIRKMILAMSKDIRVLLVKLADRLHNMRTLGFQKEQKRADIARETLDIYAPLAGRLGIDWIKRELEDFAFEHLYPDEYRSLKAAVEERLGERKAYVEEVKEIIARKLAEYGLSGRVLGRPKHLFSIFRKMRLRNVTIDEIYDLIAFRIILHTPQECYEALGLIHSLWRQVPGRFKDYISLPKANMYQSLHTTVIGPYGERMEVQIRTEEMDRVAREGIAAHWLYKEGEIVTKERQHSFDWLNQLIEWQKELEDPRQFLESVKMDLFPNEVYVFTPQGDVKEFPRGATPIDFAYGVHTEVGHHCSGAKVNGRLVPLNYVLQNGDVVEIVTSPHHVPSRDWLKLAKTSKALARIRQWIHAEEREKGLALGRDLCSREFRKHQIDFAEFLKEKGADAARMFSFKTVEDLLIAVGYGKVSPIQIVRKFVKEGPAEEVPPLPEAKVVAEAERPTGRGILIQGMDDIMIHLARCCTPIPGEYVIGYITRGKGVTVHSEQCPNVKNLDSDRQVDVSWAPVQPRGYPVRIRVWAEDKKGMLAAVSNAISAGESNIIKAHVTTKPEGVAIFHFVIEVNDSTHLNRVFSNIRRVEGVRQVGRVFAS